ACTACAAGGTCAAGGCTCCGGAACTGTTCCGCTTCAACACGGCGCTGGTCATCAGCGACGGGATGGAAGCGCGCATCGGCGCGCTGACCGCCGGGCTGGACCGTTTCCAGCCGTGGCGGACCATCGACGGCGAAAAGCATGACGACTTTGGCCGGGCGGAACTGGAAGTGCTCATCAGAGGCGCGTTCGATCCAGCGCGCCTGTTGGACCTTGCTTTCGACTATAGCGCTTTTGAAATGGCCGATGGCGTGGTTAGATCGAAGAAGCTGGCAGGCTATCACCAGTTCCATGCCGTGCGGCGAGCGCTGGCATCAACGATCAGGGCGGCAAGTGAAGGGGGACACCGCAAAGGCGGCGTTATCTGGCATACGCAGGGCAGCGGTAAATCGTTGACCATGCTTTTCTATGTCCGCCAGCTACAACTGGCAAAGAAGCTCAAAAATCCTACAATTGTTGTGGTGACGGACCGCAACGATTTGGACGATCAGCTCTTCAAGACCTTCACCGCGCACGGCAGCGCCATTCGCGGTGAACCACGCAATGCTGAAACAGTGGCGGCAGTGCGGGAACTGCTCAAGGTCGATATTGGCGGGCTCGTGTTCACCACGATCCAGCGGTTCCGAGGCGATGACGGCGAGCATCCGCTGCTGACCGATCGCAGCAACGTGATCGTGATCGCCGATGAAGCGCATCGCTCGCAATATGGCCTCAACCGACGTTTCGTGACGCGGGGCGATGAAGTGCGTGAGGAAGTAGGTTTCGCCGAATATCTGCGGCAAGCTCTGCCCAACGCCACCTTCATTGGCTTTACCGGCACGCCGATTGACGAAAAGGATCGCAGCACGGCGGCCGTGTTTGGTGACGTGATCGACACATACGACATGACTCAATCGGTCATCGACAAGGCCACCGTGCCGATCCACTATTCTGCCCGGCTCGCCAAGCTAATGCTTCGACTCGATCAAGGGCAACGCGAAGAGCTGGACGCGCTCGCCGAAGAGCTGACCGAAGGCAGCGACGTGCGCGCCGCCGAAAAATTGAAGGCGAAATTCAGCCGGTTTGAGGAAATCGTCGGCTCTAAGGAACGCATCGAAACTGTCGCGGCCGACATTGTCGCCCATTTCGAAGAACGCAAAATCGCAATGGGCGGCGGCAAGGGTATGATTGTGGCCATCAGCCGTGATGTTGCGGTTAAACTCTATGACGAAATCGCGCGCCTGCGTCCCGCATGGGTTGGGACTGATCCTGCCAATGACGGCGACGGAATGATGAAGGTAGTCATTACCGGCAGCAATTCTGACAGGCAAGCCATGCAACCGCATATCCGCACCAAATCGCGACTGGAGGAAGTGGCCGACCGCTTTAAGAATCCATCATCCGGGTTTGATTTGGTGATTGTGCGTGACATGTGGCTAACCGGCTTTGATGCGCCGTCGCTGCACACCCTTTACATTGACAAGCCGATGCGTGGGCATGGCCTTATGCAAGCCATTGCGCGGGTTAATCGCGTGTTCGGTTCCAAGCCGGGTGGGCTGATAGTCGACTATCTGGGCATTGGCGCGGAACTGCGGGCGGCACTGGCGCAATATAGCGCCCGCGATCAGCAGCAAGTCAGCCTCAATATGGATGAGGCGGTTCGGCAGCTTCTTAGTAAGATAGAATCTGGGCTCGCTTTGCTCGGCAAGGTCAACTGGAATGCATTTTTCGAGGCTGATCCAGTTGCCCGCCTGACCATCCTCAAGCAATGCCTTGAGGAAATTCTGTCCAACGATCACCGCGCAGAGTTCATTGACCTCGCTACACAAGCCGAAGCAGCCTTCGCCATCGCGGCGGGCGATGAGCGCGCTTCTGCAAAGCGACAGGAGGTGGCTCTGATTGTCGCCTTGCGGGCCAATCTCATCAAATACACGTCCGGCAAGGGCGGGCGCGGCAGACACGCCATCGAGCAGGAAATCCGCCAACTCATGTCTCAGGCTGTCATGTCCGATGGCATTCTTGACGTATTCAAGGATGCCGGGCTTGAGCAGCCCGATCTCGCCATCCTATCCGATGATTTCCTGCTGGAAGTAAAGCAAACCCAGCAACCCAATTTGGCGGTTGAAACGCTGCGGCGGCTTTTGCAGGGAAACATCAAGGCGCGCGAACGACTGAACATTGTCGAGGCGCGAAAGCTCAGTGAGCGCCTCGACGATGTGCTGACCCGATATCACAATCGGGCGGTAGATAGCTTGCAGGTGATCGATGAGCTGATTTCGCTTGCCCGAGAAGTGTCGGCGTCCGTCAAGCGCGGCGAAGAGCTAGGCATGGGACCTGAAGAGCTGGCGTTTTACGATGCCTTAGCTGAGAACGGATCAGCAAGGGATTTGATGGAACGCGAAACGCTTCGCACCCTTGCTCAACTGCTGGTCAAAGCAATTCGCAGCACCGTGACCGTCGATTGGACGCAGAAGGAAAGCGTCCGCGCTAAAATGCGGATTGAGGTTCGCAAGCTGCTGGCCCGCTATGGCTATCCGCCCGATTTGCAAAAAGCGGCAGTCGATCTGGTTTTAGAGCAAGCAAACGCGATAGCAATAGACTGGGCTTTGTAGCTCGTATGGAATGGATGTAAATCAATTCTAATTCTTGCTCAGCCTCGCTATGCTAATGATGCATCGAACTGGCTGATTAGTCTCGGCTGCCTGCCGCTCGCAAGCGTCGATGGCCTCGCGGTTGTCATTGCGCATGGCGGCGGCATCAACGATGGCCTGCCACCCTTCCGGGTTCCCAATGCGCATAAATCGGATGCCCGCATCCCATAGCGTCGGCTCGCCTAGCGTGCGACGGGCAACCAGTTCCGGCCAGAGCCAGCTCTGCGGGCCGATGCTGGCCGCCCAGCCGGGATAGATTAACCACAGAAGCGAGATGGCCAGTGCCGCGCCACTGCCGCAATAGAACATGTGCCAGCGCTGTTTCTGTTTGGTCCGAATGGCCCCGACCGCGCGCAACTGATCCGCATGGACTTGATGATGCAATTCCACCGCCTTTTTGATGGTAGCCCGGTCGCTCGTGCGCGCGGCCTGCGCCGCCTCACTGATGCGTTCCGCCATGCCCTCCGGCGTCAACTGCATGGCGGGTGCGTCCATGATTGCCTTCGCCTGCCCGGCCAGCGTCGCGAGATAGCCGTTCATCTTGCCAAGCGTCGGTCCGTAGTCGGGGAACTCGATGCTCTGCTTCTCTATGGCGATATGCTCAAGCGCGCGGGCCATCACCGCCATGCGCCCGTCCAACCGCTCTTCCATAGCTGCGACGCGCTCCGAGAGGCGCGCGAACGCCTCTGCAGCGGCATTGGGCCGGGGTTCCGGCTGCGGCTCGTTCAAAAGGCCTTGCTCGTCGTCCATGTCATGGTCTCCTTGGGGTTAGCGGCTCATGCCGCGACCGATGTCGCGTCCGTGATCGAAGGGAATGGAGGATGCGAGGTCATGGGAGAGGCTGCGGCCTACCTGCTGGCCAATCTCAAGCCCAAGCTCGCGGCTGCGCAGGCCCAGCACCGATTCAAGCTGCGCGTCGCGCTCAAGACTTTTCGCCATGCCCGCCATCTGTTGCGCGGCACTCTTCGCGCCACGGAAATTGCCGTCGCGCACAAGCTCGGCATGATGGCGCTGCAACTGCTGCCAGCCTTCCACGAACCGGTCGGCACGCTGGAAAGGGTCCATGCGAATTTCGGTCTCCAGTTGCATGGCGCGCGCGGCGGCCTGGCCGCGTCCCTCGGCGGCCTCGCGGACGAGTTCCGGGCTGCTGCGGAACGCGCTGTTCAAGTCGGAGGAACCTTCGGGCCGGATCGCGTCCAGTGCATCGCGCGCTCTGTCGAACGCCTCGCGCTGGTGCGGCATGGCGTCCAGATTCTGCGCGCGAGTCTGCTGGATCGCGTCCAGCGCCTTGGCGTAGCGCTCCACCGCACCACGTATGCCGCCTGCGCGTATCGGCTGCGCATCATATTCGGGTTGGTGCCTAACGGCCCGCTCCTGCGCGGGCGGCTCGGCCTTCGGCTGAAAGCCCGCAAATATGTCGCGGTCGTGCTGTAACGGAATATTGGGCCGGAAGTTGTCGAAGATCCCGCGCACCTTCTCGACGATGGGCCTGACGATTTCCGCGACTCGCTCGCCAAAGCTAATGCCGCGCCGCTCGGCGAAATCCCTTGCGGGGTCGGCTTGTCTGTAATCGGTCGTCATATCCTTGCCGCGCTCGCGTGAAAGCGTGCGGACAAGCCGGGACTGATCGCGAAAATCGTCGCGGCCATAATGAAGCGCCACGCCGTCACGATGACGGGACATGGCGACATAAGCCCCGTGGCGATCCATCCCCGGCGTCGCCAGCACATGGGCCCTGTCCACGGTCATGCCCTGCGCCTTGTGGATGGTGGCGGCATAGCCGTGGTCGAGGTCGCGATAATCCTTGGTGTCGAACGATACGGAACGCCCATCGTCGGTGCGGACGGACATATGCTCCGGGCTGACCTTCTCGATCGTACCCAGCGTGCCGTTCTTCACCTCAAGGCTGCGCTCATTGCGCAGGAACATGATGCGGTCACCAGACGCGAATAGGCGGTCGCCGCGCTCGGTCTTCACCTGGCGCTCGTCGCCTAATTCGCCCGCATTGCGCATCGCCGCGCGTGCAGCCTCGTTGAGGTCGCGCACCTCGGCATTGGTGTGGGTCAGGATGATGCGGCTGGCGTCCGGATCGGCTTGCCGTTCGCGATCCCAGCGCTCGACAAGATCGCGCCGCGCATCCTCGCGCGTCTCGGCCTGATGCACCATGTACTTGTCGGCATAGGCGGCAATCGCCTCACCGGTCCTGCCGGTGGCCAGATACCGAGTGGCGTTCTGCTGCCAGCCTTCATGCTGGCGGCGAACCTGGGTGATCTCGACGCCGCCATGGCGCTCATGGATCGCGCGGAACGCCGCGCCTGCTTCGATCGACTGCAGTTGCTGCGGATCGCCGACAAGAACGACCTTCGCGCCAACGTCGGCGGCATGGGAAAGGACGCGCTCCATCTGGCGCGTACCGACCATGCCCGCCTCGTCGATCACCAGCACGTCGCGGGCAGTCAAAAGATCGCGACCCTGCGCCCAGCTATGTTCCAAGCTGGCGATGGTGCGGGACGCAATGCCGGAGCCATTCTCCAGTCCCTCGGCGGCGATGCCCGCAAGCGCCGCGCCGCGCACGTTGAGACCCGCGCCTTCCCATACTTCGCGCGCCACGCCCAGCATGGCGCTTTTGCCGGTTCCGGCATAACCCAGCACCAGTGACAATCCGCGTCCACCGGTTATATGGCGCAGCGCAGATTCTTGCTCTGCTCCCAGGGCCAGGCCACCACTCTCGGCGGCGCGACTGGCGTAGGTCGCCGCCGCCGAGAGACCATCGCTCCGGTCCATCGCCAACCTGTCAGCGGCGCGGCTCATCCGCTGCTCTGTCTCGATCATATCGCGCGACGTGAACCGCTCGTCGCCGCGCCCGTCCTTGCCCAGGGCGATCAGGTCGGGCGAATTACGCACCGCGCGCATGGCGGCGTTGAACTGTTCCTGCCCGTCGCTGTGACGGTGGATGAACATCGCCATGTCGCGGTTGGTGAATGTCGCCTGTTGGTGGGTGATGGCGTTAAGCGCAATGCCGGGATCAGCGATGATGCGTTCGCCATTCTCCCGCGCAATCTCGCGGTGCATCTCGGCGCGGTCGGCTTCCAGCCCTTGGGCTTCCATCCGGTGCGCAGGGCCGCCAATCTTGCTTTGCGGT
The sequence above is drawn from the Sphingobium sp. AP49 genome and encodes:
- a CDS encoding type I restriction endonuclease subunit R, with translation MTYSTGGTPPLSRFNEGAVELAALSWLDLSGWRVLTGDYLAPDGPMSARTDYKQTVLEGPLRDALATLNPDATSTMVGAAVRTVLAAPTQNLLENNRAFHELLIFGVPVEVNENGESRTVRLRLIDQKKPDNNSFIAANQFVVQAERHTIRPDIVLFINGLPLAVLELKNPADENATMDRAHEQLQNYKVKAPELFRFNTALVISDGMEARIGALTAGLDRFQPWRTIDGEKHDDFGRAELEVLIRGAFDPARLLDLAFDYSAFEMADGVVRSKKLAGYHQFHAVRRALASTIRAASEGGHRKGGVIWHTQGSGKSLTMLFYVRQLQLAKKLKNPTIVVVTDRNDLDDQLFKTFTAHGSAIRGEPRNAETVAAVRELLKVDIGGLVFTTIQRFRGDDGEHPLLTDRSNVIVIADEAHRSQYGLNRRFVTRGDEVREEVGFAEYLRQALPNATFIGFTGTPIDEKDRSTAAVFGDVIDTYDMTQSVIDKATVPIHYSARLAKLMLRLDQGQREELDALAEELTEGSDVRAAEKLKAKFSRFEEIVGSKERIETVAADIVAHFEERKIAMGGGKGMIVAISRDVAVKLYDEIARLRPAWVGTDPANDGDGMMKVVITGSNSDRQAMQPHIRTKSRLEEVADRFKNPSSGFDLVIVRDMWLTGFDAPSLHTLYIDKPMRGHGLMQAIARVNRVFGSKPGGLIVDYLGIGAELRAALAQYSARDQQQVSLNMDEAVRQLLSKIESGLALLGKVNWNAFFEADPVARLTILKQCLEEILSNDHRAEFIDLATQAEAAFAIAAGDERASAKRQEVALIVALRANLIKYTSGKGGRGRHAIEQEIRQLMSQAVMSDGILDVFKDAGLEQPDLAILSDDFLLEVKQTQQPNLAVETLRRLLQGNIKARERLNIVEARKLSERLDDVLTRYHNRAVDSLQVIDELISLAREVSASVKRGEELGMGPEELAFYDALAENGSARDLMERETLRTLAQLLVKAIRSTVTVDWTQKESVRAKMRIEVRKLLARYGYPPDLQKAAVDLVLEQANAIAIDWAL
- a CDS encoding DUF6118 family protein, producing the protein MDDEQGLLNEPQPEPRPNAAAEAFARLSERVAAMEERLDGRMAVMARALEHIAIEKQSIEFPDYGPTLGKMNGYLATLAGQAKAIMDAPAMQLTPEGMAERISEAAQAARTSDRATIKKAVELHHQVHADQLRAVGAIRTKQKQRWHMFYCGSGAALAISLLWLIYPGWAASIGPQSWLWPELVARRTLGEPTLWDAGIRFMRIGNPEGWQAIVDAAAMRNDNREAIDACERQAAETNQPVRCIISIARLSKN
- the traA gene encoding Ti-type conjugative transfer relaxase TraA, with the translated sequence MAIFHFSVQVISRAAGRSAISAAAYRAGERLHDERLDRDHDFRARSGVEHSEIMLPEGAPEQWHDRERLWNDVEAFEKRKDAQLAREVEFAIPREMTKAQGIELARDFVSAQFVDLGMIADLNVHWDMGADGQPKPHAHVMLTMREVVQREDGTAGFGAKVREWNDHENVGRWRERWETHVNTRLAELDIDARIDHRSLADQGIDLEPQSKIGGPAHRMEAQGLEADRAEMHREIARENGERIIADPGIALNAITHQQATFTNRDMAMFIHRHSDGQEQFNAAMRAVRNSPDLIALGKDGRGDERFTSRDMIETEQRMSRAADRLAMDRSDGLSAAATYASRAAESGGLALGAEQESALRHITGGRGLSLVLGYAGTGKSAMLGVAREVWEGAGLNVRGAALAGIAAEGLENGSGIASRTIASLEHSWAQGRDLLTARDVLVIDEAGMVGTRQMERVLSHAADVGAKVVLVGDPQQLQSIEAGAAFRAIHERHGGVEITQVRRQHEGWQQNATRYLATGRTGEAIAAYADKYMVHQAETREDARRDLVERWDRERQADPDASRIILTHTNAEVRDLNEAARAAMRNAGELGDERQVKTERGDRLFASGDRIMFLRNERSLEVKNGTLGTIEKVSPEHMSVRTDDGRSVSFDTKDYRDLDHGYAATIHKAQGMTVDRAHVLATPGMDRHGAYVAMSRHRDGVALHYGRDDFRDQSRLVRTLSRERGKDMTTDYRQADPARDFAERRGISFGERVAEIVRPIVEKVRGIFDNFRPNIPLQHDRDIFAGFQPKAEPPAQERAVRHQPEYDAQPIRAGGIRGAVERYAKALDAIQQTRAQNLDAMPHQREAFDRARDALDAIRPEGSSDLNSAFRSSPELVREAAEGRGQAAARAMQLETEIRMDPFQRADRFVEGWQQLQRHHAELVRDGNFRGAKSAAQQMAGMAKSLERDAQLESVLGLRSRELGLEIGQQVGRSLSHDLASSIPFDHGRDIGRGMSR